The following proteins come from a genomic window of Gottfriedia acidiceleris:
- a CDS encoding carbamoyl phosphate synthase small subunit translates to MMRQLILEDGTVFVGEGFGSEVETTGEIVFTTGMTGYQEVLTDPSYCGQIVTFTFPLVGNYGINLEDFESIVPAVHGLIVKEYAEHPSNFRNKMSLDQYCKDKGIPGLAGIDTRMLTKKLREVGTMKGKFCSMEANVDEVVAELTNTPLFTNHVERVSTQKPYRSPGRGHRVVLVDFGMKHGILRELTNRKCDVTVVPYNISAKEIFLLAPDGIMLSNGPGDPKDVQVAIEMIKEVVGKVPLFGICLGHQLFALANGGNTSKLKFGHRGANHPVKHLETGKVAITSQNHGYAVEMDSIEGTDLEVTHVALNDGTVEGLKHKIYPAFTVQYHPEASPGPEDANYLFDEFMSMMEAQKREGNLQCQNA, encoded by the coding sequence ATGATGCGTCAATTAATATTAGAAGACGGAACAGTTTTTGTAGGAGAAGGATTTGGTAGCGAAGTTGAAACAACAGGAGAAATCGTATTTACAACAGGTATGACAGGATATCAAGAGGTATTAACTGACCCATCTTACTGTGGACAAATCGTAACATTCACTTTCCCTTTAGTAGGGAACTATGGTATCAACTTAGAGGATTTTGAAAGCATCGTACCAGCAGTACACGGCTTAATTGTAAAAGAATATGCTGAGCATCCATCAAATTTCCGAAACAAAATGAGCTTGGATCAATATTGCAAAGATAAAGGTATTCCAGGTTTAGCAGGAATCGATACACGTATGTTAACGAAAAAGCTTCGTGAAGTTGGAACAATGAAAGGGAAATTCTGCAGCATGGAAGCAAATGTTGATGAAGTAGTTGCAGAACTAACAAATACACCACTATTCACAAACCATGTTGAACGTGTTTCAACACAAAAACCTTATAGAAGTCCAGGTAGAGGACACCGAGTAGTATTAGTAGATTTTGGTATGAAGCATGGTATTTTAAGAGAATTAACAAACCGTAAATGTGACGTTACAGTCGTACCATATAATATTTCAGCAAAAGAAATTTTCTTACTTGCTCCAGATGGAATTATGTTAAGTAATGGACCTGGAGATCCAAAGGATGTTCAAGTAGCAATCGAAATGATTAAAGAAGTAGTAGGCAAAGTACCATTATTCGGAATTTGTTTAGGACACCAATTATTTGCTCTAGCAAATGGTGGAAATACTTCAAAACTAAAATTCGGTCACCGTGGTGCGAACCATCCAGTTAAACATTTAGAAACAGGAAAAGTAGCTATCACTTCACAAAACCACGGTTATGCTGTAGAAATGGATTCAATTGAAGGAACTGATTTAGAAGTAACACATGTTGCACTAAATGATGGAACTGTAGAAGGACTTAAACATAAGATTTACCCTGCATTCACAGTACAATACCACCCAGAAGCATCACCTGGACCAGAAGATGCAAACTATTTATTTGATGAATTTATGAGCATGATGGAAGCACAGAAAAGAGAGGGGAACTTACAATGCCAAAACGCGTAG
- a CDS encoding dihydroorotase translates to MKYLFKNGVILQENGELLNRDVLVVNGKISVIAETIVDEDAKQIELDGKLLSPGLIDVHVHLREPGGEHKETIETGTKAAARGGFTTIAAMPNTRPVPDTIEHLSALNKKIEDTAVVNVLPYASITIRQAGEEQTDFEGLKENGAFAFTDDGVGVQSAEMMYKAMQKAAELNVSIVAHCEENTLIQKGCVHEGKFSKENGLNGIPSICESVQIARDVLLAEATGCHYHVCHISTKESVRVVRDAKRAGINVTAEVSPHHLILCEDDIPDLDTNFKMNPPLRSAVDREALIEGLLDGTIDMIATDHAPHTEEEKAQGMQLAPFGIVGLETAFPLLNTHFVETGKMTLQQVINFLTTKPAEVFNLNRGKIEVGAVADLTVIDLDLEEEIDSTTFLSKGKNTPFNGWNCKGWPVMTMVNGKLVYEREELTV, encoded by the coding sequence ATGAAGTACTTGTTTAAAAACGGTGTCATCTTACAAGAAAATGGTGAACTTCTAAATCGAGACGTATTAGTAGTTAATGGAAAAATCTCAGTAATCGCTGAAACAATCGTTGATGAAGATGCAAAGCAAATTGAATTAGATGGCAAATTGCTTTCACCAGGTTTAATCGATGTTCATGTGCATCTTCGTGAGCCGGGTGGTGAACATAAAGAGACAATCGAAACAGGTACGAAGGCAGCTGCAAGAGGAGGATTTACAACTATTGCTGCAATGCCAAATACTCGACCAGTACCAGATACAATCGAGCACCTAAGCGCATTAAACAAAAAAATAGAAGATACAGCAGTCGTAAATGTATTACCATATGCATCAATTACGATCCGACAAGCTGGTGAAGAGCAAACAGACTTTGAAGGCTTAAAAGAAAATGGAGCTTTTGCATTCACAGATGATGGTGTAGGAGTTCAATCTGCAGAAATGATGTACAAAGCAATGCAAAAAGCAGCTGAACTAAATGTATCAATCGTTGCACACTGTGAAGAAAATACACTGATTCAAAAAGGATGTGTGCACGAAGGTAAGTTTTCAAAAGAAAATGGTTTAAATGGAATCCCTTCAATTTGTGAAAGTGTTCAAATTGCTCGAGATGTACTATTAGCTGAAGCTACGGGTTGTCACTATCATGTTTGCCATATCAGTACAAAAGAATCAGTAAGAGTGGTACGTGATGCAAAACGTGCTGGAATAAATGTAACAGCTGAGGTTTCTCCACACCATTTAATTCTTTGTGAAGATGATATCCCAGACTTAGACACAAATTTCAAAATGAATCCTCCATTAAGAAGTGCAGTCGATCGAGAAGCATTAATCGAAGGTTTACTTGATGGAACAATCGACATGATTGCAACAGATCATGCACCTCATACAGAAGAGGAAAAAGCTCAGGGAATGCAATTAGCACCGTTTGGAATTGTAGGCTTAGAAACTGCTTTTCCATTATTAAACACTCATTTTGTTGAAACAGGCAAAATGACTTTACAACAAGTAATAAACTTTTTAACAACTAAACCTGCTGAAGTTTTTAACTTAAACAGAGGAAAAATTGAAGTTGGAGCGGTAGCAGACCTAACTGTAATCGACTTAGATTTAGAAGAGGAAATCGATTCAACAACATTCCTTTCAAAAGGTAAAAACACTCCATTTAATGGTTGGAACTGTAAAGGTTGGCCAGTAATGACAATGGTAAATGGCAAATTAGTATATGAAAGAGAGGAACTAACAGTATGA
- a CDS encoding aspartate carbamoyltransferase catalytic subunit, which yields MNHLLTMSDLTIEEIQDLLNEAQSFANGEISSLKRQTFVANLFFENSTRTRFSFEVAQKKLGLEVINLAVESSSIQKGETLYDTVKTLQAIGVEAVVIRHTQDEYFQEIKDAGMPILNAGDGCGNHPTQCLLDLLTIKQEFGSFKGLKVAIVGDLRHSRVARSNAEALTRLGAEVYFASPDEWKDDKNTYGTYKNLDELVQEVDVMMLLRVQHERHDEETNHIMENYLQKHGLTVERAAKMKSTSIIMHPAPFNRDVEIASELVECKQSRIFKQMENGVFVRMAVLKRALPTVWGEMKNEVLV from the coding sequence ATGAATCATTTATTAACCATGTCTGATTTAACAATCGAAGAAATTCAAGATTTGCTTAACGAAGCACAAAGCTTTGCAAATGGAGAAATAAGTAGCCTAAAACGTCAGACATTTGTTGCAAATTTGTTTTTTGAGAATAGTACGAGAACTCGCTTTAGCTTTGAGGTTGCTCAAAAGAAACTTGGACTTGAAGTGATCAACCTAGCTGTTGAAAGCTCAAGCATTCAAAAAGGTGAAACTTTATATGATACAGTAAAAACCCTTCAAGCAATTGGTGTTGAAGCAGTCGTAATTCGTCATACACAAGACGAGTATTTTCAAGAAATAAAGGATGCAGGAATGCCAATCCTGAATGCCGGCGATGGATGTGGAAATCACCCAACACAATGCCTACTTGACTTACTAACGATTAAACAAGAATTTGGAAGTTTTAAAGGATTAAAAGTAGCAATTGTTGGAGATTTAAGACACTCAAGAGTTGCACGCTCTAATGCTGAAGCACTAACTAGATTAGGTGCAGAGGTATACTTCGCAAGTCCTGATGAATGGAAAGATGATAAAAATACTTATGGAACATATAAAAATTTAGATGAATTAGTCCAAGAAGTTGATGTCATGATGCTATTAAGAGTTCAGCATGAAAGACACGACGAAGAGACAAATCACATAATGGAAAATTACCTACAAAAGCATGGCCTAACAGTTGAAAGAGCAGCAAAAATGAAATCTACAAGCATTATCATGCATCCTGCACCATTTAATCGAGATGTTGAAATTGCAAGTGAATTAGTTGAATGCAAGCAATCAAGAATCTTCAAGCAGATGGAAAACGGAGTATTTGTACGAATGGCTGTGTTAAAAAGAGCCTTACCAACAGTATGGGGAGAGATGAAAAATGAAGTACTTGTTTAA